GCTCGCCAATCGATTCCGGCCGATAGCCTGAAAGTGTTCGAGCGGGTTTATCCGTTTGGCTGGCTGGGAATTCTCGCCGACACGCCGCCGGTGCATGAGGAGTTGGTCTACGCCCGTCATGAACGCGGCTTTGCCTTGTGCAGCATGCGCTCGGCCACCCGCACACGTTATTACCTGCAAGTGCCGGCGGATGAAAACGTCGATGCCTGGAGCGATCAGCGCTTTTGGGATGAATTGAAAAAACGCCTGCCAGTGGAGCTTGCCGAAAAACTGGTCACCGGCCCGTCGATTGAAAAAAGCATCGCGCCGCTGCGCAGTTTTGTCGTTGAGCCGATGCAGTACGGGCGGATGTTTCTGATCGGCGACGCGGCACATATCGTCCCGCCCACTGGCGCCAAGGGTTTGAACCTGGCGGCAAGTGACGTCAGCACGCTGTTCAATATTCTGCTGAAGGTTTACCGCGACGATCGCACCGATCTGCTGGAGAAATACTCGGAAATCTGCCTGCGCCGAGTATGGAAGGCCGAGCGCTTTTCCTGGTGGATGACTTCCATGCTGCACCGCTTCGATGATCACGATGACTTCAGCCAGCGCATCAGCGCTTCGGAACTGGACTACTTTGTCAGTTCAGAAGCAGGGCGAAAAACCATTGCAGAAAATTACGTCGGACTTCCGTACGAGGCTATCGAATAGCCTGCTACCGACTTACACTGGCGAGCATCCCCGCTCGCCTGACGATCTGCGGGACTCTCACTGCCCGCAGGTTTTGCCCGTGACCAATCTCAATCAGCCTGAAACGCCCAAACCGGCCATTCGCAGCGTGCTGGTCGCGCTGATGATGGCGATCTTTCTCGGCGCGCTCGACCAGACCATCGTCGCCGTGTCGATGCCGGCCATTTCTGCGCAGTTCAAGGACGTAAGCCTGCTGGCCTGGGTAATTTCCGGGTACATGGTCGCGATGACCGTGGCGGTGC
This region of Pseudomonas sp. R84 genomic DNA includes:
- the pobA gene encoding 4-hydroxybenzoate 3-monooxygenase, which gives rise to MKTLKTQVAIIGAGPSGLLLGQLLHNAGIDTLILERQTPDYVLGRIRAGVLEQGMVELLRQAGVSRRMDAEGLVHGGFDLALDGRQVHIDLHALTGGKTVMIYGQTEVTRDLMAARRETGALTIYQARDVVPHGMKSDEAFVTFEKDGETFRVDCDYIAGCDGFHGVARQSIPADSLKVFERVYPFGWLGILADTPPVHEELVYARHERGFALCSMRSATRTRYYLQVPADENVDAWSDQRFWDELKKRLPVELAEKLVTGPSIEKSIAPLRSFVVEPMQYGRMFLIGDAAHIVPPTGAKGLNLAASDVSTLFNILLKVYRDDRTDLLEKYSEICLRRVWKAERFSWWMTSMLHRFDDHDDFSQRISASELDYFVSSEAGRKTIAENYVGLPYEAIE